The Litorilinea aerophila region CAGGCTTTGATTATCTGGCTGCCGTGGGGGCTATTTTGCAGCGAGAGCCGGACAACGCCCTGGTGGCCATGGACGTGGACGCGGCGGCGCTCTACCAGATGTTCATGGATGACTTGAGCCAGTCTGTATCTGCCTCTGGCGCAGCTGAACACGAACCGTCGCCAATTCAGCTTTTCCTGCCGTCGGTGCAAAGTCGTTAAAGGCCGCTGGGCAAGACAGGAAATAGATGGCGGCTGAATTCGGAGAGTCAAAGGGAGGGAGAATTCATGGGACACACCGTGGATGAGATCCGCAGCGAGCTTTATGCACTGATTCGGGATTTGGGCAAGGATGGGGGATTGGTCAGCCCGTCGGTCTACGATACGGCCCAGGTCTTGCGTTTTTATCCGCCCAAGGAAGGCGTCGATCCGGCGCTGGACTGGATCATCAGCCGCCAACGGGCCGATGGTGGCTGGGGCGATCCGGCTGTTCCCCTGACCCGGGATGTGCCGACCCTGGCCGCGGTGCTGGCACTGCATCAATATCGAGGGCAGGAGCGTTCGACCCAGGAACGGATCGAGGCGGCCCTGACCTTCCTGGAACATCAGCAGGTTTATTGGCAGGACCCGCCCATAGACGCCCTGGCCGTGGCGACCGAGTTGGTCCTTCCCCGCCTCTTGGATGAAGCCCGGCACGCCGGTCTTCCCGTCTCTGCCGACTGGTACCGCTCCCTGCAGCCTTTGCGCCAAATGAAACTGCAGCGGCTCCAGGGGCGCCGGCTACGGGCAGGGGATGCCCCCCTCTACTCGTGGGAGGCCCTGCAGACGGGCTTCTCGGTGGAGCTGTTGGATAGTACAGGCGGAGTGGGGCACAGCCCAGCCGCTACGGCGGCATGGTTACGGGAGGCAACTCGGGAGGGCATTTCGCAAGAAATTTGTAGAATTGCCGAGGGGTATTTGCACCAAGCCAATCGGGCGACATTATGCGACATCCCAGGTGTGATGCCGACGGTATGGCCTATATCAACCTTTGAGTTATCTTATGGGTTGATGTCCCTCGAAATCACTGGCGCTCTACCACATCTCGAGCGTTTTGATGGAGTTCTGATGCAAGTTGAGCGACTAAAAGATGGATTGCAAGCGCGTAACGGTGTTGGTATTAGCCCGGCATTCGTTGTCGACGTGGATTTGACAGCTGCTGGATTAGCTGCAATTGCACATATGAAGGGGCAAGTGTCTTGTGACGCTCTTAGTCAGTTCTGTGTAGATGACCATTATTATACCTTTGTTAATGAATTAAACCCTTCTGTGCTGTCAAATGCCCATGCAGTTTATGCTCTGGCCTGTAGCGGTCACTCTGCCACACCTACTGTTCAATTTCTCCTGAAACAACAGCAGCCTGAAGGCCATTGGCTGGCGGATAAATGGCATAGCTCCTGGCGCTATACCACTTTGGAGGTGGCAGTAGCTCTTATTGAACACGGTCACGTAGCTGTCTTGGATAAGACTGCCCACTACTTCGCCCTTGATCAACATCCTGATGGTGGGTGGGGCATGGGCGAGGAATCTTCAACCGTTGAGACAGTTTTCAGTACCACTGCTTTGTACCAAATCAACCGCGCTCTGAAAAAGACACAGACGATACCAATGGATGCCATGTACGCAGGGCAACAATGGCTGTTGAAGCGATATCGTCCTCACACCTTTCTTCAGCATGATTACTGGATGGGTAAAGAGTTATATTCGCCATATCGGGTGGATCGCATTTATGAACTAGGGGCTATATTCGCGATAGTTATGCAACAGGAAATGACATTGCAAGAAAAAGGTGTACAGTCATGGACGTAGTCCTTAGTTTACATGACTTCCTGCAGGCTCCTGCTTCAGAAGTGGCCAAAGTGGCTCCCCAAACCATCATTCTGACTACCGGGGGAACCCGACGGGCAGCGGCCCTGGCAGGCATTTCGCCCACTACGGATGAGTATGCAACTTTTACGATGGCCCAGATGCTGTCATGCCTGCAGCTACTGTTCGACCATGGCATTCGATACATCTTTGCAGGGATCATGACCGAAGCCAATTATCACGAAATTACACCGAATTATCGAGAAAACCTTGTCCGGTGGACGGAAGAGGGACTGGCGAGCAGCCAGGCCTTGCAACAATATCGACAGCTCAATTGGCAGGTCAGACTCCTTGGCGCCCATGCGTGGCCAGAACTGGCGCCTGTCGCGAGACGATTAGAGCAGGAGATTCCTGCTCGGAGGAATGGTCCGGCAGTATGGTTTACTATTGCCACCGACCCGGATGACTACTGGCATCTTGTGGCTGGCAAGATTATCGAACATGGGAAATTTTCCCGTTCCCAGGTGATACGGGCTATTTTAGGGCAGGATGTTCCTCCGGCAACTTTGTATCTGGGCTCTGGCAAACCTCAGCTGTTGATCTCGCTGGTTCCCCCAGTGCTCATCGGCAAACTGGAATGTTACTGGCGCCAGCATCTGGGGTTTGCCCTGGATAAAGCAACGTTGCGGCACATATTGTACGATTACGCCTATATTCGTAACACAAGTATGCGAGATAAAACAGGCCGTGCTGAGCGAGCTCTTCACTACCGCCAGGCCTGGGAAAATCCCCCCGTCGTCGGCCTGGGGACTCGCCTGGGGCCCTTCTGGTACCCTGCGCCCATCTCCCCTGTTCCAGACCCATTGAACGAAGGCCATCCCCATGGTTGAGGCTGTCATCCTGGACCGGGATGGGGTTCTCACCTATTTTGACCTGGAGGTAGCGGCCGTCCATCTGGCCCAGTTGATTCCCATGCCCCTTCATCAACTGGCAGAACGGTGGTTTGCCTGGGGATCTCACCATGGCGCTCCCCAGAATTTGGCCCAGGAGCAGCAATTTTTCCAGGAATTCTGGCTGGAAATCTGCCAGGAATTGGGCCTGCCAGAGGCTATCCGACAGCAATTGGTGGCGTTTGACTACACCGTCTGCGTGCGGCCCTATCCGGAGGTAACCCAGGTGCTGGCCGCGTTGGACAAACAGCCGGTACGAATCGGGGTGCTTTCCAATTTCGCCCTGGCCAGCCTGGAGGCTTCCCTGGAGGCGGCAGGCCTTGCCCGGTATATCGACGTGGCCTGTGCTGCACCCGTGATCGGAGCGGCGAAACCCGCTCCCGCTGCCTATTTGACCGTCATGGAACGACTAGGGGTGGATCCGACAGACTGCCTGTTTGTGGATGATGAAGAAATCTGTGTGGAAGGGGCCAGGGCTGTGGGCATGCGTGCCTACCTGATGGATCGCCAGCGGCCAGACCATGATCTGGCCGCCCACATCTTGCGCGACTTGACGCCCCTGCCCCATCTGACCGGCCACTAAACTCCCCCAGATTCCGTCTCATACCAGTTGTCTTGCGGAGCAGCACCCTTGATTTCGTAGGTCCGGTTTCCATAGGTGACTGCAGGTCCGGTATGGAAACCAGACCTGTGATGCCTCTTGACATTAGGCCTGATTAGACGTACAGGACGGGACATCAGGCCGGTTTTGCAGAGCCCGGCATGGTCGCGCGCTGGCTATAGCGTTCCAGGGCTGCCCGGAGATCGTCGATTCGGGTGGGTTTAGGCACAAAATCATCCATGCCGGCAGCCAGACATTTCTCCTTATCCAACTGCATGGCCGCGGCCGTCATGGCAATGATGTAAGGGCCCGTTGCTCCCAACTTCTGGCGGATCTGCCGTGTGGCCTCCAGGCCATCCATTTCCGGCATTTGCACATCCATCAAAATCACGTCATACGGCCTGTGGATGGCCGCTTCAACGGCTTCGATGCCATTGGCGGCCACATCAGCCTCGAAACCCAGCCGTTTGAGCATCTGAAGTGCCACTTTGCGGTTGACCAGGTTGTCCTCCGCTAGCAGAATGCGGATGGTGGAACCACTACCTCCGGCTTCGTTGGCCCCTGGGGCCTGTGGCGCGGTCACCGTGGGGAGCCCTTGCTGGGAAGGCGCCATCAGGCAGCGGGTCAGGGCCTGGTGGAGGCCTGATGCCTTGATGGGTTTGATGAGCAGGATATCCCCGTTTGGCACCGCAGGCCCCCCTTTCAGGCGATGGATGGGGGAGATGAGCCAGATGGTGGGGGTCGACCGGAGCCAGGATGGCCGTTCCTGGCCGGCATGGGTGCCATTCCATGCCGGTTCGTAGGCCAGGAGGCAGGCATCAAACCGTTCCGGGCATCTGTCCGCTGCGGCCTGGGCAGCGGCGAGGGAGGAGACAGCGGTGGGCTCCATTCCCCAGAGGCTGCAGTATTGGGCCAGGAGTTCCCGGCTTCTGGCATGGGGTTCTATAATGAGAACACGTCGGCGATGGAGCGCGGCGGTAGGTGCCAGGTGCCCGGCGTCGCCGTTCCCCCCTTCACCGAAGGATTGGGTTCGAATGGTGAAAAAGAATGTCGAGCCTACACCCTCCTGGCTCTCCACCCAGATCTGGCCGCCCATCAGCTCGCAGAGATGCTTGCTGATGGCCAGGCCCAGGCCCGTCCCGCCATATTTCCGCGTGTTGGAGACATCAATCTGGTTGAAGGGCTGGAAGAGCTCGGCCAGCCGGTCGGCAGGAATGCCGATGCCCGTATCCTGAACCGAAAATTGCAACTCGTATTCTCCCTCGCATAGGGGGCGGGCACTCAGACGGATCAGGATCTCCCCGGTCTCGGTAAATTTGATGGCGTTGGCCAGGAGGTTGAGAAGCACCTGGCGCAGCCGGGTGGGGTCTCCCAGTATCTGGACTGGCACATCGGGCTCCACCCAGTAGAGCAGTTCTAGATCCTTCTCCGCTGCCTTGAGGGCCATCAAATCGATGGTTTCCTCCAGACATTGCCGAACGTCAAAAGGCTTCTGCTCCAGCTCCAACTTGCCCGATTCCGCCTTGGACAGATCGAGGATATCGTTCAGGATGGTCAACAGGCTGTCGCTGCTCTGGCGAATGGTCTCGACAAAATCCCGCTGTTCAGGGGAGAGGTCGCTGGCCAGCAACAGACTTGTCATTCCGATCAC contains the following coding sequences:
- a CDS encoding hybrid sensor histidine kinase/response regulator, with product MLKQLGRLLAAPKFPEDPQKTHTAYWLNVINLISLLFLSILIGLLPISKMDAQAKESLFWIDLALISTLLASSYLLRIGFVMQAALLVISLFFALVTYVNTFVFQSLRNPHIIDYLILIPLAGLLLGRKALSIVVVMSLIVIGVIFGLESTQRLHANLPPETTLNELTIIAIGIAMNTLLLRWTIRATEESEKAARETVKALTKANAEILLGQAELEESRAALEKRVRERTTELAEVNRRLQIEFEERQQSEIRFRSLAENSPDFIYIWNPREPKWEYSNREVFLGCPVSQINSPQAFLERVHPDDQALVREYCHSLSEMPANGKQCEFRFRPANQAEWEWVQSRATALNVDEGGRPGQLLVNLTVITERKTHEENLRRAKEAAEAASRAKSAFLANMSHEIRTPMNGVIGMTSLLLASDLSPEQRDFVETIRQSSDSLLTILNDILDLSKAESGKLELEQKPFDVRQCLEETIDLMALKAAEKDLELLYWVEPDVPVQILGDPTRLRQVLLNLLANAIKFTETGEILIRLSARPLCEGEYELQFSVQDTGIGIPADRLAELFQPFNQIDVSNTRKYGGTGLGLAISKHLCELMGGQIWVESQEGVGSTFFFTIRTQSFGEGGNGDAGHLAPTAALHRRRVLIIEPHARSRELLAQYCSLWGMEPTAVSSLAAAQAAADRCPERFDACLLAYEPAWNGTHAGQERPSWLRSTPTIWLISPIHRLKGGPAVPNGDILLIKPIKASGLHQALTRCLMAPSQQGLPTVTAPQAPGANEAGGSGSTIRILLAEDNLVNRKVALQMLKRLGFEADVAANGIEAVEAAIHRPYDVILMDVQMPEMDGLEATRQIRQKLGATGPYIIAMTAAAMQLDKEKCLAAGMDDFVPKPTRIDDLRAALERYSQRATMPGSAKPA
- a CDS encoding prenyltransferase/squalene oxidase repeat-containing protein → MGHTVDEIRSELYALIRDLGKDGGLVSPSVYDTAQVLRFYPPKEGVDPALDWIISRQRADGGWGDPAVPLTRDVPTLAAVLALHQYRGQERSTQERIEAALTFLEHQQVYWQDPPIDALAVATELVLPRLLDEARHAGLPVSADWYRSLQPLRQMKLQRLQGRRLRAGDAPLYSWEALQTGFSVELLDSTGGVGHSPAATAAWLREATREGISQEICRIAEGYLHQANRATLCDIPGVMPTVWPISTFELSYGLMSLEITGALPHLERFDGVLMQVERLKDGLQARNGVGISPAFVVDVDLTAAGLAAIAHMKGQVSCDALSQFCVDDHYYTFVNELNPSVLSNAHAVYALACSGHSATPTVQFLLKQQQPEGHWLADKWHSSWRYTTLEVAVALIEHGHVAVLDKTAHYFALDQHPDGGWGMGEESSTVETVFSTTALYQINRALKKTQTIPMDAMYAGQQWLLKRYRPHTFLQHDYWMGKELYSPYRVDRIYELGAIFAIVMQQEMTLQEKGVQSWT
- a CDS encoding HAD family hydrolase, with translation MVEAVILDRDGVLTYFDLEVAAVHLAQLIPMPLHQLAERWFAWGSHHGAPQNLAQEQQFFQEFWLEICQELGLPEAIRQQLVAFDYTVCVRPYPEVTQVLAALDKQPVRIGVLSNFALASLEASLEAAGLARYIDVACAAPVIGAAKPAPAAYLTVMERLGVDPTDCLFVDDEEICVEGARAVGMRAYLMDRQRPDHDLAAHILRDLTPLPHLTGH